DNA sequence from the bacterium genome:
CCAGGACGATGCCCATCTCCGCCAACGGCCGGCCGAGCGGGCCGTTGCGGCCGAGCAGGATCAGCAGGACATAGCCCGTCGCCACCGGCGGCAGGACCAGCGGCAGATGCACCACCGCATCGAGCAGCGAGCGGCCGGGAAACCGCCCCCGCGCCAGCAGCAGGGCGACACCGAACGCCACGGGCAGCGAGACCAGCATCGCCGTCGCCGCCACCTTCAACGACAGGGCGATCGCGTCCAGATCGGCGGGAGTCAGGGCGGTCACCCGCCCGGCGCGGCGAGCAGCACCTCGACCGCCACCCCGGCCTCGGCCAGCGCCTTGATCTCGCGCGGATCGATCGGGCCGGTGACCAGTCGCACGACCTGACGGCCGGCGCGGGCCAGGGCGATCAGATGTTCGGCTCCGGCGTCGCCGAGGGTCAGCCTGCCGGCGTCACGGCGGGCCATGCCGAGGATCGAGGGCTCGACCCCGTCGGGCACGACCAGGCAGTCGGCCTCGGACAGCACCCGCGCGGCGCGCAGGGTCAGCAGGTCCGACGGCCCCTTGCCGGCGACGAAGCGAACCAGGCCCGTCGGCTTGACACCCCGGGCGAGAGCTTCCTTCAGCAGGACCGAGGCGCGCTCCATGTCGCCGTCCATGGCCGCCTGGGCGGTGGGACTGGCAAGGATCTCGCG
Encoded proteins:
- a CDS encoding molybdate ABC transporter permease subunit, which codes for MTALTPADLDAIALSLKVAATAMLVSLPVAFGVALLLARGRFPGRSLLDAVVHLPLVLPPVATGYVLLILLGRNGPLGRPLAEMGIVL